One window of Grus americana isolate bGruAme1 chromosome 18, bGruAme1.mat, whole genome shotgun sequence genomic DNA carries:
- the AXIN2 gene encoding axin-2 isoform X2 gives MSSAVVLAHLPDPSSSFREDAPRPPVPGEEGEAPCPQLASSFLPKSQSFKAMPVPPAPRRNENGLGEPEGSASPDSPLARWTKSLHSLLGDQDGAYLFRTFLEREKCVDTLDFWFACNGFRQMDLKDTKTLRVAKAIYKRYIENNSIVSKQLKPATKTYIRDSIKKQQIDSIMFDQAQTEIQTVMEENAYQMFLTSDIYLEYVRSGGENPAYMNSNGLGSLKVVCGYLPTLNEEEEWSCADFKNKILPSVVGLSSKTLRVTANVRATETIENGYRSFKRNDPVNPYHVNSGYVFAPATSANDSEISSDALTDDSMSMTDSSVDGIPPYRIGSKKQLQREMHRSVKANGQVSLPHFPRTHRLPKEMTPVEPAAFAAELISRLEKLKQEQETMDSLEERLQQIKEDEEKEGSELPASLQSSREIANPQHPQHPLSLLPSGSYEEDPQAILDEHLSRVLKTPGCQSPGMGRHSPRARSPDRLPTGKLQPGVASPAACALPGKGFITKQTTKHVHHHYIHHHTVPKTKEQIEAEAAQRVQCCCPAGSDYYCYPKCKGHPKNTDPPLPPLEPFGTGTLPKRPGRGAESVALPAADGGLPGPGGVQLPGGEADRAQNVWQWMLESERQNKHKPHSTQSTKKAYSSDFAKGAPGRHHPWGTGSHPRGAQPAHPFVQDPAMPPLTPPNTLAQLEEACRRLAEVSKPQKQRCSTSNQQRDRNHSAAVQGGNTPFCNASLTTEDHKEPKKLPVVHTSQSSELVVTYFLCGEEIPYRRMLKAQSLTLGHFKEQLSKKGNYRYYFKKASDEFDCGAVFEEIWEDETILPMYEGRILGKVERID, from the exons ATGAGCAGCGCTGTGGTCCTCGCCCACCTCCCAgaccccagcagcagcttcagggAAGACGCCCCCCGACCCCCTGTCccgggggaggaaggagaagcacCATGCCCGCAACTCGCCAGCTCGTTTCTCCCCAAAAGCCAAAGCTTCAAGGCCATGCCGGTGCCTCCTGCCCCACGGAGGAATGAGAACGGACTCGGGGAGCCGGAAGGCAGCGCATCTCCAGACTCCCCTCTGGCCAGATGGACCAAATCCTTGCATTCCTTGTTGGGAGATCAAGATGGTGCCTATCTTTTTCGGACCTtcctggaaagggaaaaatgtgtGGATACCTTAGACTTCTGGTTTGCCTGCAATGGCTTCAGGCAGATGGACCTTAAGGATACCAAAACTTTAAGAGTAGCCAAAGCTATATACAAAAGGTACATCGAGAACAACAGCATCGTCTCCAAGCAGCTCAAGCCTGCTACCAAGACCTACATAAGGGATAGTATCAAGAAGCAGCAGATAGATTCTATCATGTTTGATCAGGCACAGACTGAGATTCAGACTGTGATGGAGGAAAATGCTTACCAGATGTTTTTAACTTCTGATATATACCTCGAATATGTAAGGAGTGGAGGAGAGAATCCTGCTTACATGAACAGCAATGGACTGGGGAGCTTAAAAGTTGTCTGTGGCTATCTCCCGACCTTGAATGAAGAAGAGGAATGGAGCTGTGcagactttaaaaacaaaatcttgcCTTCGGTAGTTGGACTATCCAGCAAGACGTTGAGGGTTACGGCGAATGTCAGAGCTACGGAAACGATCGAGAACGGATACAG GTCTTTCAAGAGGAACGATCCCGTTAACCCATACCATGTGAATTCCGGCTATGTTTTTGCCCCAGCAACCAGCGCGAACGATAGCGAAATATCTAGTGATGCCCTGACGGACGACTCCATGTCAATGACGGACAGCAGCGT AGATGGGATCCCCCCGTACAGAATTGGGAGCAAGAAGCAGCTCCAGCGGGAGATGCATCGGAGTGTCAAGGCCAACGGTCAAGTTTCTCTACCTCATTTTCCG AGGACCCACCGTCTTCCCAAGGAGATGACCCCAGTGGAGCCGGCTGCCTTCGCCGCGGAGCTCATTTCCCGGCTGGAGAAGCTGAAGCAGGAGCAGGAAACCATGGACAGTctggaggagaggctgcagcaaATCAAGGAG GACGAGGAGAAGGAGGGCTCGGAGCTCCCCGCAAGCCTGCAGAGCAGTCGGGAGATTGCAAACCCCCAGCATCCACAGCACCCGCTCTCGCTCCTGCCCTCCGGCAGCTACGAGGAGGACCCCCAGGCCATCCTGGACGAGCATCTCTCCCGCGTGCTGAAGACCCCCGGCTGCCAGTCGCCCGGCATGGGCCGGCACAGCCCCCGCGCCCGCTCCCCCGACCGCCTGCCGACAGGCAAGCTGCAACCCGGCGTGGCCTCGCCGGCAGCGTGCGCCCTGCCGGGTAAGGGGTTCATCACCAAGCAGACCACCAAGCATGTCCACCATCACTACATCCACCACCACACCGTGCCCAAGACGAAGGAGCAGATCGAAGCGGAGGCGGCTCAGCgggtgcagtgctgctgcccagcGGGCAGCGACTACTACTGCTACCCCAAGTGCAAGGGCCACCCGAAAAACACagaccctcctcttcctccgcTGGAGCCCTTCGG GACGGGGACGCTGCCGAAGAGGCCGGGCAGAGGAGCGGAGAGCGTCGCCCTGCCAGCCGCGGAcggggggctgcccggccccggcggggtgCAGCTACCGGGGGGCGAGGCAGACCGGGCACAGAACGTCTGGCAGTGGATGCTGGAGAGCGAGAGACAAAATAAGCACAAGCCCCATAG caCACAAAGCACAAAGAAGGCCTACAGCTCCGACTTCGCCAAGGGGGCCCCCGGCCGCCATCACCCGTGGGGGACTGGCAGCCACCCGCGCGGGGCGCAGCCTGCCCACCCCTTCGTCCAGGACCCCGCCATGCCCCCGCTCACCCCACCCAACACCCTGGCGCAGCTGGAGGAAGCGTGCCGCCGGCTCGCCGAGGTCTCCAAACCGCAGAAACAACG ATGTTCAACCTCAAATCAGCAGAGGGATCGAAACCACTCCGCTGCCGTTCAGGGGGGAAACACCCCTTTCTGCAATGCAAGTCTAACGACAGAAGA tcacAAAGAGCCAAAGAAACTGCCAGTTGTTCACACCTCTCAGTCGAGCGAGTTGGTTGTCACCTATTTTTTATGCGGAGAAGAAATTCCCTACAGGAGGATGTTAAAGGCCCAGAGCCTGACACTTGGGCACTTTAAAGAACAGCTGAGCAAAAAGGGAAATTACAG ATACTACTTCAAAAAAGCAAGCGACGAGTTTGACTGTGGTGCGGTGTTTGAAGAGATTTGGGAAGATGAAACCATCCTGCCGATGTACGAAGGAAGGATTCTTGGGAAAGTAGAAAGGATCGATTGA
- the AXIN2 gene encoding axin-2 isoform X1 — translation MSSAVVLAHLPDPSSSFREDAPRPPVPGEEGEAPCPQLASSFLPKSQSFKAMPVPPAPRRNENGLGEPEGSASPDSPLARWTKSLHSLLGDQDGAYLFRTFLEREKCVDTLDFWFACNGFRQMDLKDTKTLRVAKAIYKRYIENNSIVSKQLKPATKTYIRDSIKKQQIDSIMFDQAQTEIQTVMEENAYQMFLTSDIYLEYVRSGGENPAYMNSNGLGSLKVVCGYLPTLNEEEEWSCADFKNKILPSVVGLSSKTLRVTANVRATETIENGYRSFKRNDPVNPYHVNSGYVFAPATSANDSEISSDALTDDSMSMTDSSVDGIPPYRIGSKKQLQREMHRSVKANGQVSLPHFPRTHRLPKEMTPVEPAAFAAELISRLEKLKQEQETMDSLEERLQQIKEDEEKEGSELPASLQSSREIANPQHPQHPLSLLPSGSYEEDPQAILDEHLSRVLKTPGCQSPGMGRHSPRARSPDRLPTGKLQPGVASPAACALPGKGFITKQTTKHVHHHYIHHHTVPKTKEQIEAEAAQRVQCCCPAGSDYYCYPKCKGHPKNTDPPLPPLEPFGRTGTLPKRPGRGAESVALPAADGGLPGPGGVQLPGGEADRAQNVWQWMLESERQNKHKPHSTQSTKKAYSSDFAKGAPGRHHPWGTGSHPRGAQPAHPFVQDPAMPPLTPPNTLAQLEEACRRLAEVSKPQKQRCSTSNQQRDRNHSAAVQGGNTPFCNASLTTEDHKEPKKLPVVHTSQSSELVVTYFLCGEEIPYRRMLKAQSLTLGHFKEQLSKKGNYRYYFKKASDEFDCGAVFEEIWEDETILPMYEGRILGKVERID, via the exons ATGAGCAGCGCTGTGGTCCTCGCCCACCTCCCAgaccccagcagcagcttcagggAAGACGCCCCCCGACCCCCTGTCccgggggaggaaggagaagcacCATGCCCGCAACTCGCCAGCTCGTTTCTCCCCAAAAGCCAAAGCTTCAAGGCCATGCCGGTGCCTCCTGCCCCACGGAGGAATGAGAACGGACTCGGGGAGCCGGAAGGCAGCGCATCTCCAGACTCCCCTCTGGCCAGATGGACCAAATCCTTGCATTCCTTGTTGGGAGATCAAGATGGTGCCTATCTTTTTCGGACCTtcctggaaagggaaaaatgtgtGGATACCTTAGACTTCTGGTTTGCCTGCAATGGCTTCAGGCAGATGGACCTTAAGGATACCAAAACTTTAAGAGTAGCCAAAGCTATATACAAAAGGTACATCGAGAACAACAGCATCGTCTCCAAGCAGCTCAAGCCTGCTACCAAGACCTACATAAGGGATAGTATCAAGAAGCAGCAGATAGATTCTATCATGTTTGATCAGGCACAGACTGAGATTCAGACTGTGATGGAGGAAAATGCTTACCAGATGTTTTTAACTTCTGATATATACCTCGAATATGTAAGGAGTGGAGGAGAGAATCCTGCTTACATGAACAGCAATGGACTGGGGAGCTTAAAAGTTGTCTGTGGCTATCTCCCGACCTTGAATGAAGAAGAGGAATGGAGCTGTGcagactttaaaaacaaaatcttgcCTTCGGTAGTTGGACTATCCAGCAAGACGTTGAGGGTTACGGCGAATGTCAGAGCTACGGAAACGATCGAGAACGGATACAG GTCTTTCAAGAGGAACGATCCCGTTAACCCATACCATGTGAATTCCGGCTATGTTTTTGCCCCAGCAACCAGCGCGAACGATAGCGAAATATCTAGTGATGCCCTGACGGACGACTCCATGTCAATGACGGACAGCAGCGT AGATGGGATCCCCCCGTACAGAATTGGGAGCAAGAAGCAGCTCCAGCGGGAGATGCATCGGAGTGTCAAGGCCAACGGTCAAGTTTCTCTACCTCATTTTCCG AGGACCCACCGTCTTCCCAAGGAGATGACCCCAGTGGAGCCGGCTGCCTTCGCCGCGGAGCTCATTTCCCGGCTGGAGAAGCTGAAGCAGGAGCAGGAAACCATGGACAGTctggaggagaggctgcagcaaATCAAGGAG GACGAGGAGAAGGAGGGCTCGGAGCTCCCCGCAAGCCTGCAGAGCAGTCGGGAGATTGCAAACCCCCAGCATCCACAGCACCCGCTCTCGCTCCTGCCCTCCGGCAGCTACGAGGAGGACCCCCAGGCCATCCTGGACGAGCATCTCTCCCGCGTGCTGAAGACCCCCGGCTGCCAGTCGCCCGGCATGGGCCGGCACAGCCCCCGCGCCCGCTCCCCCGACCGCCTGCCGACAGGCAAGCTGCAACCCGGCGTGGCCTCGCCGGCAGCGTGCGCCCTGCCGGGTAAGGGGTTCATCACCAAGCAGACCACCAAGCATGTCCACCATCACTACATCCACCACCACACCGTGCCCAAGACGAAGGAGCAGATCGAAGCGGAGGCGGCTCAGCgggtgcagtgctgctgcccagcGGGCAGCGACTACTACTGCTACCCCAAGTGCAAGGGCCACCCGAAAAACACagaccctcctcttcctccgcTGGAGCCCTTCGG CAGGACGGGGACGCTGCCGAAGAGGCCGGGCAGAGGAGCGGAGAGCGTCGCCCTGCCAGCCGCGGAcggggggctgcccggccccggcggggtgCAGCTACCGGGGGGCGAGGCAGACCGGGCACAGAACGTCTGGCAGTGGATGCTGGAGAGCGAGAGACAAAATAAGCACAAGCCCCATAG caCACAAAGCACAAAGAAGGCCTACAGCTCCGACTTCGCCAAGGGGGCCCCCGGCCGCCATCACCCGTGGGGGACTGGCAGCCACCCGCGCGGGGCGCAGCCTGCCCACCCCTTCGTCCAGGACCCCGCCATGCCCCCGCTCACCCCACCCAACACCCTGGCGCAGCTGGAGGAAGCGTGCCGCCGGCTCGCCGAGGTCTCCAAACCGCAGAAACAACG ATGTTCAACCTCAAATCAGCAGAGGGATCGAAACCACTCCGCTGCCGTTCAGGGGGGAAACACCCCTTTCTGCAATGCAAGTCTAACGACAGAAGA tcacAAAGAGCCAAAGAAACTGCCAGTTGTTCACACCTCTCAGTCGAGCGAGTTGGTTGTCACCTATTTTTTATGCGGAGAAGAAATTCCCTACAGGAGGATGTTAAAGGCCCAGAGCCTGACACTTGGGCACTTTAAAGAACAGCTGAGCAAAAAGGGAAATTACAG ATACTACTTCAAAAAAGCAAGCGACGAGTTTGACTGTGGTGCGGTGTTTGAAGAGATTTGGGAAGATGAAACCATCCTGCCGATGTACGAAGGAAGGATTCTTGGGAAAGTAGAAAGGATCGATTGA